The stretch of DNA cacacatacatgtccTTCTGTTGCACATGCTGACTTAaagttttccttttatttatttatttatttatttatttttttatcccaACTTTAGCTGTCATCAATACTTGTCAAAACTTAACCCTCACTCTGAACATTAACCAGTCTCTAATTCCAAGACTCATGCTTAACCTTAAAAATAACCTATGTTTTATTTggatctggaaaaaaaaaaatcttcgcGTGACCACTTTTCTGTAATGGTTTGGACATTTTGAATCCATGAGGAAATAAAAACGTAGAACAGTACTTCGAAAATACATATAAGTGCATGTGATCAGTGCTACAGTCACGCATGGATCGTTCAGTATAATATGAAATGGAGAACTTAAAACAAACATTGATGTGTGAGTTCCATCTCCTGGCCAAAGGCAGCGTGGCAGGCAGTCTCTTGCTCTATGCATATTACATTGATACAGAAACATATTATtctctgcacacacatggacaccATTGTGTTACCTTCACATAAGCATATCTGTCAATCTGTGAATAGCTATGAATTTTCTGCCGGGTTAGATAGAAAGATGGAGCAATAAGAGCAGCATGTACAACCAGAGTGTGGAGTTGgccctctgtgtgtttcagggaaAGGCAATCTCATTCTACAAGCGAGCCCAGATCCTGGTGGCAGATTTCTGGGCCACCATGGCGGccagaggagagggaaacaTCCCCAACATGGACTGTCTCACTATGTTCGCTGACTACAGGGTGCCACAGGCCCTTGTGTATCTCGGGGTGCTACGATACTCTGACTCATTGATGCAGGCACTTAAGAAAGGTgaggcaggagtgtgtgtgtttgtgtgttgatgtgcatgtgcagatgtgtgtatgtgtagtccTGAATTGAGGATATAAGTTACTAACATAtccactgtgtgagtgtgtatgcatgcatttctctgtttgtaCAATAGCAAAACAATAGTTTAGAGTAGGGATGCACTGATATAGAAGCAGACTGTCTATATCAGCTGATATCACCTTTAAAAAGTAATATTTGCATTGATCTGATCTGATAGTATTAGCAGTGGAGGAAAATCGATATTTCAAtcagtgttctttttttaaacacaaaaaacaaaaaacttaattATTTTAAGACAGGCCTGTCTGACAAGCTTAACCTGTGTTACAGCTGCCTTTGTATCATGATCTTTCAGAAATACATATTGTTTGCTTACACACATtctatgtgtttatgtattgtttgATTTATACAAGGCAAATGAATGAgctggaggaagaaagagaaagctgACTTGAATAAATGCATATATTATGCAGCTGCTCACTCCCTTCCACAGCGTGCCTGTTTTTTATGTCCTTCCTTTTAAGCTTTTAACTAAAGTGTGTAACATCCTCTCGcgcgctctctctcgctctctctctctctctctctctctctctctctctctctccccccccctctctccctctccctctctctctctcccaggtgaGCTGCTGGCTTCCGGGGACAGGAGAGAGGTTGAGATCCGCGGTTGCACTCTTTGGTCTGTGGAGCTGATCAGAGATCACCTCTGCAAGCTGGTGAAGGAGCGAGACAACGAAATCTGCAAGATCAACTCGGCAATCATTGACTTCTATTTGTGGCCTTATGCCAAGCAGAACCATAGAGAGATGGCCCACATCCCCATCCACCACACTCGCTGTATTCactactgactgactggtgGCAGCGTTACATCCAGTGCACTGCTCAGTGTCAGGGCCGAGCGGCAGTAACCTTTCCTGTGGATGAAGCTCAGCTGGTCTCTGCACCAGCAGCTCAAGTTATACACTCCTGTCAGTGTTAATGTAGCTTGTAGCACTGTTGCCAGTCCCCAGCAGCAAATAACAGAAAGTGTATTGTCACCAttatgaagatttttttttttcaaggcatGACATTCATGCTCCCTCCAGTGTGAAAAGCTAAGACATTTAATTTATTCCTATTTTTTAAAGGGAACAATGACATGAAATTGAATAAATCATATTTTGACATCATCTGTTCTTGCTTGATCTTGTGTACTTAAGAATGGTATATCTTTATATTGACCAGGTCCTAAAATAAGCCTTTAGACTGGGTTTAGTTGAGGCCACGATGCCCAAGTACTATAATATGTTTTGACAGTGGTGTCACCACTTGCAAATTCCTTGAACAAGTTCAGAAACCTTAGGCAAGAGTTcccattaaaacaaattaacatctaTTTCTCTAAAAGAGATCCCTGGAAAAATCCCTGTAATTTAATATAATTCATATCTGAATGCCAGGCATGGatgtgcttttaatgtttcttaaAATAAGTCAGAAAAATACCATTTCCTGGAGAAACTGTGGTTTAGATGAAAGCAGAGAGGTGTGCTTGTTTCAGActtaattattttatcaaaACAGATTTCACTATGAAAGAgtagttttcaaattttaaGATTAACCTGCAGTCACCAGAGGTTAAACTACTGTGGTTTATCACTTCTCTTACTAACATAGACTATGataatgtcagtgtgtgttctcaAGTCTATTCCACAGCTTATACATCTATATCAGTCTCATGGTCAGCATTTAAATTTTCAGCATCAATATGTCCTTATCATTCTCCATATTCATATTACTGCTAGTGCATCCATATCAGatcatagaaaaaaatacatcaaagaaAGGTGGGGGTGTATCAATGAACCAGTTTTCACCCAACccactttatttttacattcatcTGTATGCTGTcttaatgattataataaaacttACATTGAGATCCATGACTAGGCTAAATCTTTCTAAAAGTTTAACCTTTAAGCTATCACATGACACTCAGGCCTATATGCTTTTTCTCCCATTCTTTTTTATGGGGAAATGAAAAATTGAGAACAACATTGACTAAGTAGGTCACAAGAATTAATACATACTGAGTTCAAAGTATGAAGTATCAAAAAGTTGAAATGGTTTAGATCTCTCAAGTATCTGGCatgtttaaagttgaaatggcgtcttatttatttatttgggtcAACATGAATCACTATCAAGATCAAGACAGCAACTACTCTTCCCGGGgtacatacaaataaacattacaTTGTATCACAAAACATAATCTAATCctaatgtaaaaatgtacaaactacatttaaaaaaaatgaatcaacaaTAAACTTTCAATAATTATCATAACAAAAATGGCAGAGTACCCACACTCTCTCAGGAGATAATCATTATATaatcaaaaaatatttgatataGCTCTAAAATAATATAGTATCACTAAAATCAACAGCGTATACAGtgactgagaaaataaagatttgtgaggatgaggaggagataAAGCACCgtctgtaggtggcgctgttgTCTCTGTGGGCTGCACCGCCGGCCCTCTTGAAACCCCTGTGCTAACTTCCTTGGCTGCTGCTGGCACGGCGGCTTCGGTTTCCCGGGCAACCGAGCAGCGACAACAAACTAACTGTGACAAAGTTAACAACGCGGACTCATAACGGTAAACTagcaaaacaaagtggaaatatTGGATGTTTTAACTCGGTGATACGCGTGTAAACTCATATCTATCTGCTACTGTGGCTGACGCAGCAACTTTTTGACCACAAATAAGTTTGACTCCGACTCAGCGACAGGTGCTGTTGTCACTGGACCTAGCCAGCGGGCGACATGAAAGGTAAACTCCATAGAAACGCGTCAACATAACAAACTAAAGACATATTGCTGTGAACATGAATGAGGTGTGTGTCCGGGTGGCGGTCCGAGTCCGTCCACTGCTTCCCAAAGAAGTTCTCCACAaccacaaagtgtgtgtgcgggtggTGCCGGACAGCACTCAGGTGATGGTTGGCACGGAGCGGGCCTTCTCCTTCGACCACGCCTTCGGGCCGACGGCGAGCCAGGACGACGTGTACGAGTCCTGCGTCCGGCCCCTGGTGGAGTCACTCGTTGAGGGCTACAACGCCACAGTCTTTGCCTACGGACAAACCGGATCAGGGAAGACATACACATTAAGAGGGGGACATGTCGGTAAGTTGATGGATCAGAGGCGGAAACTAATTATTGAGACAGCAATTAATCTGTTGCCACTATGCTGAAAAAACCCCATGAGGTCAGAGGTACTGAATCAAGCAGAAGATTAATACCTGCACAGAGAGATGAACATTACAATGCAAAATGCAAGTTCTCCAAGGTGCAAAACTAACAAAAAGGCTTTTTAAGGGCAGAGAAAGGACAAAGGCAGGGTAACTTCAGAAAATGTTGCTAAGCAACGAGACAGTCTCTGCTTTAGTTGAAGGTCATGAGAAACATTCCTTTCCTAATAAAGATGCGTTAATTTGTATCACACATTACCACAGATCTACTGGTCCATTAATTTAGATTTCCAATCTGATAACTTTTGCTTGTAACacctcttgtttctttttttcagttgttttaatttcatttttaacaagTTTGACAATGGGATACCCACACCTGAATCAACATTTGGAAACTGCCCAGTGTTGAAGTTTTGTACTGCAAGTCTCTGAGCTGCAGGTTGGGTGCAGCTTTGCCAACCCCACCACTCCACCCcatgtttttttcagtcagtctgTGAATATTAATGGACAACACCAAGGTCAACTATACTTGCCTGACCATCAGTCTGCAGTTGCCTCATTATCATACCTGACAGCTGAACTGTACCAAGAGCAAGCCAGCCTAGTTTATCATCATTCATACTGATATATTGCCATCATCACTGCTCAAATAATCTCACCTTGTTTACATTCCCCAGATcctgtttaaatatttgaactttttaaattttatatgcATACATGTCTCCTCCCCAGCATCACTCTTGGACGAGCAGGGGGGTATTATTGACCGTGTGGCCCaggatgtgtttttgctgctgggGCAGAAGAAGCAGAATGGGGCCGCTCAGACAACAGTACGGGTCTCATATATTGAACTGCACAGGGAGGAGCTGCGAGATCTGCTGGAGCTCCACACCAATCACAAAGAGCTGCATATTAGAGAGGACGACAGGGGAAACACAGGTAATAATCACAGCGGGCAGTGCTTTTGACTTGCAGACCTGTATATTTCACATGAGGGATTATGAAAGAAGATAAGTACGTTATGTTAGTTCTTACAGTGGCCATGATTCACCCAATTTCAAGCAAAGCAGAATGAAAAATTTGCCCAGAATTCTGGTCCTTTTTAAAATTATCTTGTTTTTGCCTGTGTTACTTGTATAATGATAGCAAATGATGATGTCTTCTCAGAGAAGATGAGGAAAATATTTCAAGTTTCCACTGCTGAAAGTTTTAATATTGtgactttttgtgtttgtgttttatgaaacCTGGTTTGACTGGTGCCTTCATTGTGTGTCTCCAGTGGTGATGGGAGCCAAAGAGGTGATCGTAACCTCAGCAGAGGAGTTCCTCAGCATTACTGACGCAGGCAATGCCCTGCGCCACACTGGCACCACAGGCATGAACGAGCACTCCAGTCGCTCTCATGCTATTCTCACCATGCAGCTCACCCAGCACTGCCATGACAGCGGCTCCTCCTTAAACACAGCCTGCTCCTCCAAACTCCACCTGGTGGACCTTGCAGGTTCAGAGCGTGCAGGGAAAACAGGTAACACTGGGACACGGCTCAAAGAGTCTGTCTATATCAATACAGGCCTGCTGGCGCTGAGCAATGTCATCCGTGCCCTCTCTGACTCTGGCCGAAGTCGCCGTGGCAACAACAGTAACATCACACACATACCGTATCGTAATGCAAAGATCACCCGTCTTCTGCGCGATTCGTTGGGAGGCACCGCCCATACACTGATGGTGGCTTGTGTAAGCCCATCCCACCACAGCTTGACTGAGACTCTCAATGTCCTGCAGTTTGCAGCCACAGCACGTCACATACGTAACCGTCCCGGAGCAGTATGTTCCCGTACAGAGACGAAATCCTGTTCCACAACCTGGGACCCCGGAAAAGCTCGTCTAGAGGAGCTGGAACATGAAGCACATATGCTAAGAGAGctgctgaaagagaaagagagagagctgaggagTGAGAGGGAACAGACAGGGGATAGAGTTGTGGGAGAGGAGAGTTTGAAACACACCAGTCAGATGATGACACCTCACAAAATATCTGACCCAGACAGGAGGCTGAATCCAGAGGATCTGTCAGAGTACCGCTTCCTGGCCCAGGATGCTGCAGCTTTATTTGAGGACATCTCTAGTCCTACCCTGTGTCCTTCTCTTAGGCAGCGATTGCAAGACTGGCAGGAAAGACTGATGGCTGTCAGCCACTCTGATCAAAATGATGATGGAGACGAACACCACCATGTAACCATACTACAGCTCAGACGAGAACTCAGCAAATGCCAGGTAATGATCACAGCTAAAAACGAAATGTTGCCTCACTGTTAAAGTTCTCGAAAACagggaaatacacacacacacacacacacatatatacacatacacacaccactgagCATCTAGAAGAAGCCCATTCAAACACAATGAGAACATGCAAACttcacacagaaaggaccaCGCCcaagattcaaacccaggatcCTCTCACCTGACAGACAAGAATCACGCAATGTGAAAGCAGTGGATCAGGTTATCTAGATGGACAGTGATGCTACTATGTTTTATTAAAACTGGAGCTGATGAACACATTGTGAAATATTCCAAGTCAAGGTAAATCAAGGAGTAGTAAAAGTCAAAGAGAACTGGACCTGTCTGTCTTGAAGATGTTTTACCACTCATCCATGAGGCTCCATCAGTTCTTTGCTTATCATTATTTAAAGGTTTAAGTAGCTGGGACTCCCTATGAGTCATTAGAACTGATAAAGCCTTTTGGCatattctctctcactctctctctctctctctctctctctctctctctctctctctctctcctcatcactcactctcactcactctgccCTTCTCTTTCAGGAGACTCTCGCCATAGATGAGCAGGTGTTGGAGCAGAAAGATGAGGAGCTGACGCAGTTACAAAAAGAAATAGACAAACTTCACGAAGAGTGCAAAACCCACCTTCAGTCCTTAGAGGAAGAAAGGGAACGTACTCGTATACAGGTGGGGAGATGAAGAGTTCGTAGTGCAGCTGGTGAACAACTTTTTAAGCAGTGCAAATAGACATTGATGGCTAATGGGGACCTGCAAATAGGACAAAATTAAATCAGATAAGACAGAATGCCAAAGTATTATGAAAAAGTACTTATAATCATAGTTaccattgtgtgtgtatttaaattatttcaattttttgaaTTTAATGGAATTAATGGCACAATTCTCTTTGtatttcactttgtgtgtgtgggtatgtgcacatttgtgtgtgaatctgtCTAGACTGAACAACTGGTAGACCAGCAGATTTTGATTAATCGTCTTCGCAGCAACGTAATGACCTTCAGGGGTGCAACATCAGGGGCATCAGAGGAAGCAGGGAACTCTGGGAGCTCAGCCAGGAGACCCCACAGTGTCCCCCTCATCAGACACAGCTGTGGCCATGGACCTGTCAGAAAGGTAGGTAACCAATTAATGTTGTGTAAAAACTGAACCACTAAAAAGCATGTTTGCCCGTTGCGATACAGCTGGTCAACCTTTTTTGTATGAATGGTGTGAggatgtattattttattttaggatTCTGGTCTGTTTCATCTGACAACAGGCTTATCTTTGTCAAACAGCAGAACAGATCTCTGTCCTGCATTTCTTCAAGCCTATAAAGGAAAATTTATCATCACAGGAGCTATAGGAACTAGCAGCTAGATACAGTATATTTCATCTGTCTAAAGCAGGCAACAAGTCTCACAAATATCTGAAGTTGTAGGCCTCAGGACTATCCTGGCATGTGCCTTTTAGGCATATATGAATAATTGAagggtgtgtatgcatatgtttttacattcatgtggtgtgtgtgtgtgtctgtgtgtgtgtgcgtgcgtgcgtgcgtgtgcatgtgcgtgcgtgtgtgtagatCCACACCAGTCCCCCAGCCCATTCATTGGAGAGGGTGCTGGCAGCCTTTAAGATGCGTAGTCATCTCCTGCTGGCTGAGATTGAGGAGAAAGACAAAGTTTACTGCCCATTCAcaaaacagcaggaggaggagagtgacgGTGAAGGCAGAATGGAGATCAGGTGAGAGACTGTGGAATACAATCGTACAAGCCACTACTAATTCATTACAACAAACACAATTTCAACCATTAACCATGCAACAAAAATTTTGTTTCACAAAAATAATGTTGTAGGATTAATGAAgattaatcatttaatttcaaaattaaaCCTTTATTTGATACATGGGCAGTGGATATTCACTCTGCATGTCACACTGTGTAACAATATGTAACAACCCTGCATATCATCATAAACTTTCATTCAACAATTTTTATTCAGTGCTTTAAACATTTGTCTAATTAAATGGTGCAAACAGTTGCTCTTTGAACCATACATGGACCAGCCgacagaggagagcagctcaGAGCTCCAAGATGGAAACCCAGTCAGCACAACATTCCTTGGTAGACCCAGGTACATGAGGCTCTTGAAGCGTAAAGGCCCTATGCCATTGGACAAGCTAGATAGGCATATCTCCCTATTTTCAGCTCATATCAGAGTTGCCTTATGGAAAAGTAAGATCCAAAACCTTCTCAAACTAATCAAGGTCTTTGTGTTGCATACTGGGCATGCTGCTTCACTGTAtctacactttttttctttcaaattgtCCCCTTAGTGCTTCTAATAAGCTATAGCTAATAATGTCATTCACTTCCAAATAATTTCTGTGACTGTATCTTTTCAAGGTGTCATGTCTTATCCTAGTCAAGGAGTTGTTCCATTTTTAACATTGTCATTGAATATTTCTCCTCAGGGGCCGAGGAGACCCATGCCAAGCAGTATGATCTGAGGAGGGCAAGACTTAGAGCCAGTGTCATTCAGAGAAGGATCCAAGATCTGTCAGTCAACATGCGCATGAAAGAGGAGCTCATCAAAGAGCTTCACAAAACTGGTGTGCTCATATTATTACTTGTGTGTTTGAAGCTGTgcttgtgtctgctgtgtggtgATATCACTCTCTCATCTGAAAGGGGAATATTGTCATTTGTGTATGTGCCTATTCCTGTATGTGTACATATTTCACAGACATATACTCTAAATCAGATGAAGTCATTCTTCACATAAGCAGTTGAAACTCTATCCACAGTTACATTTGCTCTGATCTTGATCCATGTATCTCTACATGTttcttgtgtttgcatttgacAGGCAAGGAGACCCAAGCAGTGAACAGGCCAGGCAGGCTCAGAGGTAATGGCCGAGACACTGATGTGTTGGCACGGCTTTCCTTGCAAAGCCAGCAGGCCCAAGCAGAGCTCCACCACAGCCTGCAGCACATGAGACAACAGAGGGCACAGCTGCAGACCAGCCTcaggcaggagagggagactAGCTACGCTACCAAGGAAGTGGACCAAAATGGGGTTTGTTGTGCACTGtttacaaatgcacacagtaACATTAAGCCTATGGTATGGTCAAAGCAATAGCTGTAGTATACAAGTATACAGCAGCTGATAATGTACCATCAAGCACAACTGACATCCTCTCAACACACAGCACTCATTCAGCTGATTTGTCTTTACTGGAAATAATATATTGCATAGCTCTCAGGTTTTGTATTATTTGTGCGCCACTTAGCATAGGTGAGTCATTAACAACTGCTTTGGTTAAGGATTGTTTGATGCTCTTTTGTTTGGAGGAGCTGAGGGCAGAACATTTGACTGTTTGGAAAAGAAGATTTGAAGATTCAGGAGAAAAggtaaaatattgttttaatgttgagCATTCTGTTACATTTTGAGTTCCTTTTACTCTTATGCACCCCTCCAAAAAAATTTGCAATTTGCTCATGGTTCATGAACACACATCTTACTCTTTTTCTTCACCCTATTATCATCCTCTGCCTATCACTCTTCCCTCACTTCATCTTCCTGCCTGCTCCTGTGCCTTTTTTGCTTTCCTGCTTCTTGACCTCAGGAACATAACACGACCTGGCTGGAGGTTGAGGAGGAGCAGGCCTTGCAGAAGagacaggagctgcaggagctggaggaggagctgaggacaAAGGAGGAGGTGCTGCAGCGCCGGGAGgcctgtctgcagcagagaaacagcctGAGGATCAAGAAGCTACGCTCCAGTCAGGTGAGAGTATGTTATATGTGGTCGTGCATGTCTGATTTCTTCTGAAAGTGAGTTAGTTCGTTTACCTTGACTGGTAGTAATATGTATTGAATAGAATACTAATAAAGACATTAATACTGATGAGAATGAAAACTAGCTTCATATGCGTACCACCTGTGAGGAAATTAGCAAATCATGTGAGAAGTTTTTAATATTAAGATGAAAATCACCACTTAGACGGACGACATAGGGTTCATAGACATTACAAATCGTTTGTTTACAGTCATAATAACTTGACCATGGTCTGACAGGATTCATAATTTGGGCATGGAAAACagtaaagtaagaaaaatacaaGGTTGTGGATTTGTAATACTAAGGGGGTTTCATCTCGACTACGGTCTTGACTGATGAGTCTACAGAGACGATTTGAATAGTTCTACTCACCGCTACATTTTAGTGGCTAAAGGAATCTGCATTCAAATAGTGCCTTTTCTTAACAAATAAGCTTAAGAATTTCTCAAATATCTCAGAGAAACATTCAATACTTACTAGGGAAAGCatttataataaaaactgtATAATTCAGTCATGTCTAGCTGGTGCCCAGAGCCTTGTGAAAGCTACCATTGAAAACAACTCAATGTTACATTCCATTTGTCCCAATTTGTCCCAATTCTGTCTGCTGAATACGAACATAAgagaaaaactttgaaaagtaaaaatgaatagtATCTGATTTCCTAAATTTTGTATTCTTTGTATATACCTTTGTGTGACTCTTGTCTGTCCTATTTCCAGGCTCTGAATCAGGACCTGCTGCACGTGTCGGTGCGACTGCAGTCCGTGGAAGAGGAGCTGGTGAGCAGCAACAGGGCGGGTCGGGGTGGAGGAATCACCACAGAGGACctagagaaggaaagagaggcacttagagagaagagagatgCTCTGGACGCACAGCTTAAAGACAACAGAGTGCTCACTGCACAGGTCAGAGAAAAGAAGCAaatgtgtataagtgtgtgtacTTGCTGTGCATTCATGTGTCTGATGGCACTGCATATGAGCGCTGAAAATCTGAGACCATTTTAGGGTTGCAGAGATTTGGGAGAATGTCATAGTATCACGCTTTATCTGTGTCCCAGGCCTTTTCTTAtctatttgattttgtcatgtTCATCTGTGCATGCTGATTTATAATTTGTGTcccttttcatgtgtgtgtgtgtgtgtgtgtgtgtgtgtgtgtgtgtggttgtgtgaaGGAGGAATATTCCATGCTGCAGCTTGAGGAAGCTATAGAGGTTTTGGATGCCGCTTTGGAGTTTAAAAATCGCTCCATACAGGACAAACAGAAGCAACTGTCAGTCACAACCTcttcctgtcagtcaaacaacaCTGAGCCTGCCCACCTCTGTAATGTTATCAGGAAGCTGAATGACCTCTCACCATCCGAGGCCACCGAGCTGCTTGTCAAGTACTTCAACAAGGTAAATTGCAcactaacacatacacacatgaaaacaacaatgGACAAAATGCTGTGTCATGCTGTAAAAATGGATGTTCGAATGAATGATAATAAGAATaatgaggagaagaagaagaagaatagtaATCAGATCAGATGAGGTCTCACTGAAGACATCTAAAACTTGGCTCAGTCTTTTATATAAAAAGCAGGTTCATTTGTTAATTGCCGTTTTCacttttgagtttttcacacaaaataatgaG from Myripristis murdjan chromosome 9, fMyrMur1.1, whole genome shotgun sequence encodes:
- the LOC115365672 gene encoding kinesin-like protein KIF27 isoform X1, which encodes MNEVCVRVAVRVRPLLPKEVLHNHKVCVRVVPDSTQVMVGTERAFSFDHAFGPTASQDDVYESCVRPLVESLVEGYNATVFAYGQTGSGKTYTLRGGHVASLLDEQGGIIDRVAQDVFLLLGQKKQNGAAQTTVRVSYIELHREELRDLLELHTNHKELHIREDDRGNTVVMGAKEVIVTSAEEFLSITDAGNALRHTGTTGMNEHSSRSHAILTMQLTQHCHDSGSSLNTACSSKLHLVDLAGSERAGKTGNTGTRLKESVYINTGLLALSNVIRALSDSGRSRRGNNSNITHIPYRNAKITRLLRDSLGGTAHTLMVACVSPSHHSLTETLNVLQFAATARHIRNRPGAVCSRTETKSCSTTWDPGKARLEELEHEAHMLRELLKEKERELRSEREQTGDRVVGEESLKHTSQMMTPHKISDPDRRLNPEDLSEYRFLAQDAAALFEDISSPTLCPSLRQRLQDWQERLMAVSHSDQNDDGDEHHHVTILQLRRELSKCQETLAIDEQVLEQKDEELTQLQKEIDKLHEECKTHLQSLEEERERTRIQTEQLVDQQILINRLRSNVMTFRGATSGASEEAGNSGSSARRPHSVPLIRHSCGHGPVRKIHTSPPAHSLERVLAAFKMRSHLLLAEIEEKDKVYCPFTKQQEEESDGEGRMEISCSLNHTWTSRQRRAAQSSKMETQSAQHSLVDPGAEETHAKQYDLRRARLRASVIQRRIQDLSVNMRMKEELIKELHKTGKETQAVNRPGRLRGNGRDTDVLARLSLQSQQAQAELHHSLQHMRQQRAQLQTSLRQERETSYATKEVDQNGELRAEHLTVWKRRFEDSGEKEHNTTWLEVEEEQALQKRQELQELEEELRTKEEVLQRREACLQQRNSLRIKKLRSSQALNQDLLHVSVRLQSVEEELVSSNRAGRGGGITTEDLEKEREALREKRDALDAQLKDNRVLTAQEEYSMLQLEEAIEVLDAALEFKNRSIQDKQKQLSVTTSSCQSNNTEPAHLCNVIRKLNDLSPSEATELLVKYFNKVVCLRETERRLQLHCEELQLQVEEQEVVLREMENALQCLALDTDRRLIQQHRDHQSSIQLLLRQLKEGGSGETEQAIHERIHQLEKELFFYKSSTRQLKKKLKELLSDSLQSGAQPSHTQTQTHPSSTETHNIQIYSKPTDCQTHTEQIQTKAHTEKTYNKLHTEQIHKKTHTDQAKTSQIQTPTERHVHQNSCASYSFNLQTQKKAKVSAFTHPHSHQQSQEGGLGHSGDGSEMTPVRLSRRELRQIHPAELQVCGSATRRRNSVLDTSTETLLEDSIEMSRSTNR
- the LOC115365672 gene encoding kinesin-like protein KIF27 isoform X3, whose translation is MNEVCVRVAVRVRPLLPKEVLHNHKVCVRVVPDSTQVMVGTERAFSFDHAFGPTASQDDVYESCVRPLVESLVEGYNATVFAYGQTGSGKTYTLRGGHVASLLDEQGGIIDRVAQDVFLLLGQKKQNGAAQTTVRVSYIELHREELRDLLELHTNHKELHIREDDRGNTVVMGAKEVIVTSAEEFLSITDAGNALRHTGTTGMNEHSSRSHAILTMQLTQHCHDSGSSLNTACSSKLHLVDLAGSERAGKTGNTGTRLKESVYINTGLLALSNVIRALSDSGRSRRGNNSNITHIPYRNAKITRLLRDSLGGTAHTLMVACVSPSHHSLTETLNVLQFAATARHIRNRPGAVCSRTETKSCSTTWDPGKARLEELEHEAHMLRELLKEKERELRSEREQTGDRVVGEESLKHTSQMMTPHKISDPDRRLNPEDLSEYRFLAQDAAALFEDISSPTLCPSLRQRLQDWQERLMAVSHSDQNDDGDEHHHVTILQLRRELSKCQETLAIDEQVLEQKDEELTQLQKEIDKLHEECKTHLQSLEEERERTRIQTEQLVDQQILINRLRSNVMTFRGATSGASEEAGNSGSSARRPHSVPLIRHSCGHGPVRKIHTSPPAHSLERVLAAFKMRSHLLLAEIEEKDKVYCPFTKQQEEESDGEGRMEISCSLNHTWTSRQRRAAQSSKMETQSAQHSLVDPGAEETHAKQYDLRRARLRASVIQRRIQDLSVNMRMKEELIKELHKTGKETQAVNRPGRLRGNGRDTDVLARLSLQSQQAQAELHHSLQHMRQQRAQLQTSLRQERETSYATKEVDQNGELRAEHLTVWKRRFEDSGEKEHNTTWLEVEEEQALQKRQELQELEEELRTKEEVLQRREACLQQRNSLRIKKLRSSQALNQDLLHVSVRLQSVEEELVSSNRAGRGGGITTEDLEKEREALREKRDALDAQLKDNRVLTAQEYSMLQLEEAIEVLDAALEFKNRSIQDKQKQLSVTTSSCQSNNTEPAHLCNVIRKLNDLSPSEATELLVKYFNKVVCLRETERRLQLHCEELQLQVEEQEVVLREMENALQCLALDTDRRLIQQHRDHQSSIQLLLRQLKEGGSGETEQAIHERIHQLEKELFFYKSSTRQLKKKLKELLSDSLQSGAQPSHTQTQTHPSSTETHNIQIYSKPTDCQTHTEQIQTKAHTEKTYNKLHTEQIHKKTHTDQAKTSQIQTPTERHVHQNSCASYSFNLQTQKKAKVSAFTHPHSHQQSQEGGLGHSGDGSEMTPVRLSRRELRQIHPAELQVCGSATRRRNSVLDTSTETLLEDSIEMSRSTNR